Part of the Nocardioides perillae genome is shown below.
TGATGCCCGCCTGCTGGACGCGGCGGATGGTGACGGGGGCCGCGCCGGAGGTCACGACGGTGGCCTTCGCCGGCGTCACGATGCCGATGTCGGAGGCGCGCATCGAGCGCACCGGCCCGACGACCTGCGGCAGCCGGGTGTGGAAGAAGGCGGCGAGGCGGGTGGTGCCGCCCTCGACGAGCTCCTCGACGACGAGGTCGGCGCGGTGCAGGCCGCGCTGCGGGGCGCTGGAGGCGGTGTTGTCGATCTTGACGACGTAGGCGGGGTGGGGCTGGTCGGCATCGCCGCCACCCTCGACCTCGAGTCCCGTCAGCGGCCAGGTGGCCGGCTCCTGCGGGGCCGCCGCGCTGGTGGGCTCGTCACCCGCCGGCTCCTCCTGGCCACCCTCGTCGCCGCCTCCGCCGCAGCCGGCCAGCACCAGGCCGGAGACCAGCAGCGGGGTGAGCACCCGGGCCGCGCGCACAGTGCGGGGCGCACGGGGCCCGCGGAGGGCGCGCGGGGCGGGGCGGGCGGGCAGGTGCTGCACGGGGACTCCGGTCTGTCAGGGGGGTGGCGGCCCGCCGGGCGGACCGCAGCCGATTGTGCGTGACGCAGGTCGGCCGGGCACGCAGGCGCGCCCGGCCGACCGGTGGGTGGGACGCCTCGCGCCCCGCGGAGCGGTCAGCCGAGCTTGGCGCCGCCGTCGACGTACAGCGTCTGGCCGGTGATGTAGGAGGCCTCGTCGCTGGCGAGGAAGGCGACCGCGGCCGCGATGTCCTCGGGGAAGCCGACGCGCTTGACCGGGTTGGCCTCGGCGGCGTGCTTGCGGAACTCCTCGACGTCCATCTTGAGGCGGGCAGCCGTGGCGTCGGTCATCTCGGTGGCGATGAAGCCGGGGGCGACCGCGTTGGCGTTGATGCCGAAGGGGCCGAGCTCGATGCCGAGGGTGCGGGTGAAGCCCTGGATGCCCATCTTGGCGGCGGAGTAGTTGGCCTGGCCGCGGTTGCCCAGCGCGGAGACGCTGGAGATGTTGACGACCTTGCCGTACTTCTGCTCGACGAAGTGCTTCTGGGCGGCCTTCGTCATGAGGAAGGCGCCCTTGAGGTGCACGCCCATGACGAGGTCCCAGTCGTCCTCCGTCATCTTGAACAGCAGGTTGTCGCGGGTGATGCCGGCGTTGTTGACCAGCACGTGGATGCCGCCGAGCTCGGTCACGACCCGCTCGACCGCGGCGTCGACCGACGCGGCATCGCTGACGTCGCAGCCGATGCCGACGGCCTTCGCCCCGTCGACCAGCTCGAGGCGGCCCGCGGCGTCGGCGGCGGCCGCCTCGTCGAGGTCGACGATGGCGACCGAGGCGCCCTCGGCGGCGAAGCGGGTGGCGGTGCCGAAGCCGATGCCGCGCGCGGCACCCGTGATGACGACGACGCGTCCGTCGAAACGACCCATGTGCACTCCTGAGGTGTGTGGCCGGGCGGCCCTGCGGTGGGCGCCCCGGGGCCCGGGCGGGCCGCCGGTCACTCTAG
Proteins encoded:
- a CDS encoding SDR family NAD(P)-dependent oxidoreductase, which gives rise to MGRFDGRVVVITGAARGIGFGTATRFAAEGASVAIVDLDEAAAADAAGRLELVDGAKAVGIGCDVSDAASVDAAVERVVTELGGIHVLVNNAGITRDNLLFKMTEDDWDLVMGVHLKGAFLMTKAAQKHFVEQKYGKVVNISSVSALGNRGQANYSAAKMGIQGFTRTLGIELGPFGINANAVAPGFIATEMTDATAARLKMDVEEFRKHAAEANPVKRVGFPEDIAAAVAFLASDEASYITGQTLYVDGGAKLG